GCAGCCTTTCCTGCTAGCAGGAAATTTGTCAGAATAAACCCTGGTTCCCTTTCTTTGAATACAAACGGTTTCCTGTCATGGGAGCTTGCTAAAAGAAGAGCTTTCTTAGCTCGGAGGGTCAACTAAACTCTCTTTCAATGGTATCCATCAGCTCCTCTTCTGATCCATCGTACAGGATGACTGGCGTGGTGAGAGAAGAGCCATGGCAGCTATCAAACGTCCTGGGAAATGTAGAGACCCACATCAGGAAGGTGAAgattacaaacagaaaatgtatgTGACACATATTTAAACAGTTTAACCCAACGCTCAGCGTGTAGAggcccaaacaaaacaaaacaaaaatggcgCTGTGAGAAAGTTGGAATAAAATTGGAAAtatgaatgtttttctttttggcatTCTTCAACAATAGACACTTGTCTGTTTCTCCCCGGCTTGCAAACATCTGGCGTATCTGATACGCTCTGAGAATAATGGATTTGGTATTTCGATCCCTTTAAGGTGAATTTGATCTGGCTCTGCGCATTTTTCCTCCACTGAGCTCAGgaattaataatttatttaagttGCCTACTTACGGTTGTTGTTCTGATGTGGGAACGTCTTCCGACAAAGCCTCTGTTGTCAAACACCCCTGTGAGGAGGACTGACATAAATCAGAGAGGGAAGGATGGATATTTTGTGTTTCATTCAATAATAACTCGCGGTTATTGTTACTTTAAAAGCATACTTTTGTTCACTTGCTCTAATAAACTGGATTACAGCCTGGCAAAAGTACTTAAAAGTAGAAACTTAAAAGTCCTTACATTGTGCTCGGTGGGGCACCCAGATGTGTGCTTTTTAACGTGCGCGAAGGCAGAGTTGCCCTTCTTGTTTACATCTCTTGACACACTGTGTGTGACACGTGGCTCTTGGTCTCTTCCTGACGCTCGGAGCCTCGAAGCAGAGCTGAAGTCGTCTTCAGCGTCCTCCTGGCTGAAATGACACAGTCCGTATGTTTTGGATCTGATGAACGTCTTCTTCGGAGGGGTCTTCTTTACCGAAgcgctctctctttctgtgtaaTCTGCCATAACTGTGTCCAGTTCTCCATCAATATCCTCCTCGTTCCCAGAAAAGTCCGACTCCTGCCCTTCGCTGTGGCAGTCAGGTTGCGCACGGTTACGCACATTGCGCAAAACTGAGTGAATTTTAAGAGGCTTGAACGGACGGCTGTCCTTTTGAGGTGAAGCGACATCGGCCCCCGTTTTGGTCACGTTTACCTCGCTGACACAAGCAGGTGCGACTCTTTTTCCTCGGCTTGTACCCGAACCCATGTCCGTGTGTCTGGGCTGCTAGTGGAGTCTCATTTCCAAATTGCTCCTGAGGCACGCCAAGCGCTTTTGCAGTTGAATATTAACCAACAAAAGCGTGGTCCTTGGCAGTGGTTAAGGTCAGTCTTCAATTAGTTTTACGATAGGCAGGCAGTTCTTTGGCAAAAAACTaagcttttctttaaaatgtttctacAGACAGGTTGTTAAAATAAACGGCAGTAAACTTTCGAGTAACTCCAAATCAAGATGAGAAACTGTGTATCCCTTACATAACCAAGTTTGGCTCAGGACCCCAGGGAGAAAACTCCGCCTTCTTATAGGGGGAAACACACATCCTCCATTGTGTCTACtgctaaaaaaataacatcTGCCTGTGTATTCTCATGGATTTAAGCAACCAATCCCAAAAAAGGGAAATATACGTAAATATTCACGTGTTCCCTTTAATGATAGGGAGTCATTTTGAAAGGCTAACAGGAACAATTAGTCGAATTTGTCTGTATCAGAAACATGACCAACCTATTTCCCTTCTTCACCTAATAGATTTTATTGGGGCCAACAGTGAGTGAATTCCTGTCACCCTGATGCAGGAGCCCCCCTTCCTCCAGTGAATGATTAAGATTAAAGTGCTGGACCATGAGAGAGGGCATTCCTTTCCAACAGCTTGGGCTTCCCAGAGATTCCTCAATAAGCTTTTGTTTGGTCCACTTGCGCATACAAAAGACATGACAGGAGCACCTCAGTGCCAAAGCCGTCTGACAAAAACTCAGAGTGCACCAAAGTAACTTGTTTGCCATCTTTCATTAAGTgcctcattttctctctctcttttcttacttgtgtgtgtgtgcacatgcaaGTGTGTGCCAGACAGCTGTGCAACCTGTTCTCTCTGGAGGCTGACCAAGTCAAAGACACCTGTCGTTTAGGAAATTGGCAATGTGAGAGTAGAAAAAAAGCAAGTCGGCCTGCAGGTCTCAAATGTCTCATTGAGGAAATTCCTGTATTGCTGACTGATTATTAGAGAACACACGCAGCATGTCGGCAAATCTTACTTAACCTGCAAACTTTTAAAGCTAAAATGatactgaaatataaaaatagctCTTCTTCCATACACTCTCAGCTGCAGTTAGCTACATCTCATCATGACGGAAGAGCCTGTGTGGCATCCTGATCACATTTAGTATGAAAACCTCCTACTACTGACTCTCTTCATTTCAGTGATGCTGTCCAAAGATTGGATAATCTCAGAGATTGCCTTTTAGGGGAAAAAATGGAGATTCAGAGCTAAGCTGGAAAACTGAGACATCTTCCTGATTGTGCAATAAATTGCATGTATACTGCAGATGTTGCCTCTCTCTcccaaatgtaaattaaatctCCTTAAATGAAAATAAGTCTTGTTTTTCGACAGTAGTCAAACATAAAACTTAAACAACAAGCTTACTTTCCAGCCCTGCTTCTCGAGCAGTCTCGTTTATGTTATTTTCAACCTCTACTTCTGTTAAATCTCGGCCTGCACTGCACTCTGGTGTATCATTAAAGAGATCGGGCCGCCACATCTGGAGAAAAATTCAACAGCTTCCAGACGAGGGGGAGGATCTGCCACAAAATAGAAGCCACGGCCCAGCTCGCTACATAACTGTGGTTTCTCTTACTTCTTCCAGATTCAAGAATATTCCTCCAGTATGGACGAAGTTTGAAAGACTGGGAAAAGCGTTTATGAAACGCTGACCATGGATTCGGTTTAGCTTTGTACATCATATCCTATGCAAACTCTGAATCAGCAGACATGTGAGTTGCTTTTGCAGTGTTGTGGATACAAACGTCCTTTGTTCCCTCCCAACAACAGAACAGCATATGTGAAAAATGTTAATTATTATGACTCAGCTGCTCCATTTGGAGGACAACAAATAAAagcattgttgttgtgtttgagtaaaaaaggaaagaaactgCCATatgtttgtaaaagaaaaaccaaaaccaaatctcTGGAGAGTATTTAACAAGCCAGCTGCCCGCTGATAGGCATTCCAGTAAAACTGCCTGGACCTCTTTCCTCAGTAGACAAGCATTAATAGGACAGGGTCAACAGGATCTACACACCACAACATTGTAAAGCAATTTATTCCTTCTTATTTTTTCTTAGCCTAAATGATGTCTTAATGGGGACCACATTGAATCAGACCCTTTTCTTTAATAGAAAAAATATGACTATATAAATATTTCCCTACAGCCTCACAAAAGACCACACCCGTCTTTGGCAAGACCACGTCATATAAATTGATTCATCATCacgatatataaaaaaaaaatcctctttttttatataacttcaGATTTTGCCTCACAATAATCAGATCCAGACTTCCTTCAGTAACAGAAAAATCCACATGTGTATATGGGATCTTACGCCAACATTTCCAACATAAGCAAAATACTGAGAGGCACTGTTATGGTTTTACTGTTTTAGAAGTAAATTTAATAGGTTTAAAGTATAGCCTAAACAAGTGAACCAAACACACTTCTTAGTTTGATGCCTAAGACTTGGTTAAGGGGCTAGAAAATATATCACACTGCTGAATGTtctcacaaagacagacaagaaaatgtgtgtgtatgtgtgtggtgaGCAGGTCTTCCTCATGTTGTGGGGACCTCATTTTGTTTACATTGTTACATTCTGGGCACATGGCTTCCTTTCATGAACATAAACAAGTCGCTAAAACATTAATACTTAAATTTAAAGGTGACGGCATGCCTTAAGGTTAAGGTTAGGGATGTAGTAGTATATTAGAGTAATTCTGCAGGAAATGAATCCAAGGCCATATAATGCCTCTGAAGTCATGGATACATTACAGATTTTCTACAGGGAAAGGAAGCCAAGTTGGCTCCTTCACAGTCAGATAAAAGGGCCGTTCAGGGTCACATACTGTAGACGTAATCAGCTGTGCAGATGAGCGGAGCTGAGACAGAGGGATATTGTAACTTTCACAGGGTGACATAAGGTTGTCAGGGCAACAGTCAGTGCAACCAAGAGGAGTTGAAGTGCAGTAAAAGAACAAGGAGCGTCTGTATTTATCTTTGAGCTCTTAATCTGCTACATTACCAAGCATAAATTAAAGCGTTTGCTTTTGTGATGGCGGTAAAAGTACGTCACAGAGATGAAGCGGCGACAAGCCTGCAAACCTTTAAAGTTAACGAAGTCTCCTTAGCATAAGAGTCTGACAGGTCGCTGTAAGGGAGGACTGCCTGCTGATATCTAGAAGTGGTGAAACTGTAACCAGCAGATGGAGCTAGTATTCAACAAAAGCAAATTAGGGTGTCTTCCCTGCCGATCCATGCACAGGACAAGTTGTTACTCTTCATGagctaaatgcattttttatttttgaaaagagcaaaaagaaaagcttaGAGGTCCTTCTATGGGATTTCATAAAATTATACCTTTAGTGATAGTATAgttatttaagaaaaacaatgcaTTTGGCactattttaaacaaaaaagcaaaattttACCACTGAAATACTGAAACCGACACAAGGAAAtagacaaaaaagaaaggaaaggacaaaaaaagaactCTATAGTTTAAAGTGAAAGTATGTGAGTGTAACAGTGACACAAGTAACCTGTCATATTATTATAAATACCAAACTATTGGTCATATGAGAGCAAATAACAGCAAAAAGCATGACTTTAATAAGTATGAAAAAGTATATAAGTTGCATAAATGCTACTTCATGTTAAAAGCAAAGCATGTTGGCACTTTATACAGCCATGTGTTTTACATGTGGACGTGAAATCAGCTTTGGAGATCCTCTCACTTCCCCACTATTAACGGTTATAACTGTGTCCTGGAAGGTCTTCTCAGGCAAGCCAGTGGTCACTGCTGCAGTGACCCATTTTTCTGTCAAAAGGCCATGTAATcaacagaaaacaattactGCCTCTCTCTCAGGCGCTCGGAGCGCTCAATACTAGCATCTGCTCACTTCCTAATTACCTGCTCGGTAAGAAGCTTCATTTGGAGAGAAACACACGGCAATCAATCCCTGCATTAAACTTGGTTTGTTTGTCAGCATCCTGAAGTGTCACGCTGAAACCTCtgttcatttcagttttgtttgatttttttctgcttgacCTACATTCTGTTTATTGGATCTtgtatttattgctgttaatTCCCTTTTAAATGTGCCTCTTGTTCATGTTTATATTACGGTTCCCTCCTTTTACTCACTGTTTTGCTCCCAGGCTAGTGCTAACCTTTTCCCCCTAGAGCatgggttttaaatgcatccTTTGTTTAGTGCTTTTTTCCCTCTGTCTTTTCCAAATTTCTACTTTCTACAAAAGATTGCCTATTTTGTGGAAAGAATGTGTCACCCTGCACACCCACTCTTGTTTTTAATGGTCCCATTGCATGTCTTTGTACATTTGAAAGTATGCTGAAAacagtcttcttcttctttccactGTTCCTTTTAGGACTCCCCACAGTGGGTCGTCTGCCTTCATCTTACCCTATcgtcctcttctgtcacaccaaccctctctatgtcctccttcactacatccatgagcATTCTCTGTGTCAACTTCCTTTGTCCAGTGTATCCACTATTTATTCACCTTAGCCATACTTCACTCTGATGTACTcgtttctaatcttgtccattctGGTCACTCCCAGTTAAGATCTTAGCATCTTCAACTCGACCTCCTGTCGTTTTGTTAGTGACACCATCTCCAAAgaatacatcatagcaggtcttaTCAGCATCTTATAaatcttccctttcactcttgctactatccttctgtcacaaatcacccctgacacttgTCTCCACCTGCTCTACTTCGCCTGCACTCTTTTcctcacctctcttgtgcactgtctgttgctttatatggttgaccccaggtatttaaactcatctaacTTCACTACATCTACTCCTTGCAGCTTCACTGTTACACCTTTCTTTCTATTAttcacacatgtattctgtcttgctcctactgactttcattcttcttctctccagagcatacctccacctctccaggttCTCTCCCACCTGCTCAttactctcactacagatttGCAATTTCATATGCGTGGAAATTTCCATGGAAATTCATCCCTGAGCTCAGAGATGATCCCTGATGTAACCGTATGCCCACCTTGAGCCTATCTGTAACTCATACCACACACCTCACCACTGCCTCACTGTTGTCGTGTGCGAGCATGCTGTAAACAGTCAAGGCTAAAAATCAAGGCCATAATGGTGGGAATTAGGAGGTAAATTCTTAAAAAAATCTTTGCTATCTTTTATGGACTGCTAATAACTTATCTGCAGACATCTTTCGTGGAAAGACTACagcatccatcctcttccacttatccaaggTCATGTTGCAGTGACAGCAAGCTAATCAAGATATTCCAGACAAATTTCTTGTCAGCCAGACTTTCCACTTCCtgctgggtgaggtgttcccaGACCAGACCAGATAAgaaatataatctctccagtgggTTTTGGATATATCCTGGGGCTTCTTCCCAGCTGGGCATAAAGACTACAGTGATTTTAGGGAATcctaaaaagttgattctgttcatctggacgtagctgGATTTTTGAACATGCATTAAGACATTTTAGTGAATGTTTGAGAAATCCTAATACGCTAAGCTATGAATAATAAGAATGGTATTAACCAACTAACATTCTCACAGATTCATAACTTGCTGAAGAGCAGTTTGGGGCAATTTGAGGTATGCATGTGTATGAGCAGATGGGGAACCGAACCACTGAGCCACACCCACCCCTACTAATCGAAAAGTCAGCGGTTTGATCCCgagctcctccagtctgcatgttgaAGTATCCTTGGACACCTAAGGTTGCCCCTGATGCATTCATTAGGGCAAAAGTGTGAGAATGTTAGCTAAAAGCACTCCAACTGGAATGCTCCAGTTGAGAGAAAAGCACAAGTACACAAGtgccagtccatttaccttttcTTGCTATGATTCTATTTCATACAGAGTTATGTGTGGCGTTTTGTTGCACAGATCGGGCAAAGCCATGGGCATGTTTTATACTGTCTTGTAATATTAATGTAATATTTATACATGTAATTATAAATGCTGAAGTTATTATTTATAGGTTGACAAAATCAAATCAGCCTTTGGTTACTCCAAATGTGTTACTACACATTTCTCCACATAGCTGTGGAGAAATAAAGTCTTGAAGGTCCTTGATCATGTAGACTTTTATTCAAGTTTTATTTTCCCAAATAGTTCTATTCATTGAACTGGTACTTAATTCATTCAGCTTTCAGTGAACTACAGATAACAGTGGAATAATGACGCCGGGATAATACAGATTCttaaacatttcagttttgcttcatATTTTGCTCACCTCCTGTGTGTTTCATCAGCATTTGCCTGCTTCATCAATGCTTTAAATAAttctttaaatggtaaatgtaaCTACCTTTTCAATACAGAAAGAGCCTCTATTGCTGTGATACTGTTTCCACCCTGCCAAAAACAGCTGCTGAACAGGACCTTGAAACGTTTCTGTCAGTGATTTCCTGCCTTTTCTCTTTTACTCTCTGACAAAACAACAGAGAGAATGTGAAAGTTGATCTGATTCCATCCCCAGGTATTTCACTTCCAAGAACTTTTTGAAGGTACAGAAAAAGTACAGAATGCCCAGTAGAGGAAGCAACACCAATTTGATGCTGTCCATGGTCCTGAAAGTACCCTTTAATTGATAAAACCCAGACAGCTATGTATGTCACATCTTTCATGCCTTAGGAAAAGCCCACAGGCCTTCTTCACAGACCTTCCTGGATCCCTAAATCCTTTAAAATGTATGTGCATTGTATATTTGACAGATCATCTTGCCTTTTGAAAGTTTTTATGAAACAAACTCTTGGTTTTTAACTGAtctgtcataaaaaaaaaacattcacaggTGGCTGAACACTAAAGTAACATCCATGTTGGGCTTTGCTGCAGAGTTGCCAGACAACATAGTATGCGGTGGGTTGCTGAAAGATCGCTTTTAGCACTGTAGTGTGGACGcagtacacagacacacagctcagTGTTTACTGTGCATGTGAAGGCTTGTACCTGTCCTCAAACAAACCTGCCAGATATAGAAAAAGTATAGTGTggttttggggaaaaaaaagtgtcacgCATGTGCAACCGCCTCTCCCTGTCCATGTTACATAATAGGACTGTTGATGGCTGGCATCATTATCGGCCCTGTCTATGCCAGTCTAAAAATATGGTTCAGGGTTCCAACAGTATGTGGCATTTATGTAAGTGAAGAGAACAGGAGAAGGGTTTGGATCACAAGCCGTTTCTGTGACAGTCCAGAGCCGATGTGACAGAGAGGACGAGCGAGGAGAAAAGATTTAGACTTGAGTATAAAGGGAGCGGGAGGGAGTGTGTGGGAGAGTGTTGAGCAGAGAGCCACAGAGAGAGTTGTGGTGGGGGTGTGGAGGCGGCGGAGGTAACTCAGCTCCATTATCATGCACACTTCAGATATCCCTGCAAGGGCCACCTGCAAAGAAACTTTCACCCATCTGCAGCGAATTTCTTCAAACTGTGATTCATCTATTGCAACACTACGCTGCATAAACAGCCTTGTGCTGTTTAATTTTATAGTCCTTAAAGGTATTATTCCAATAAAGTGTATTAAAAACTAATACTACTCTCACAGATATTGAGAGAGGaattcaattaaatttgaaCATCTAAGAAAAGTTTCACAAattaaaggaagaagaaaatgaaaaattgcaatctttgcttttaaagcccccaaaaaacaaattttctcattcagtttctttttctcttagttTCATCTACGTCTACAACTAATGAAGAAGCCCCCCCACCCCGATTAAACAAGTAAAGCATTTTTTATTATGCCTAAACCTTGTGAAACATCCTCCACCTGTCAGAGTTTAGTATCAGCTGAACCATGGTCCTGCAGCTGTGTTGTGTGCCTAGGCCACTTCAGGCTTTAATCACATCTTTGTCTGGATTGCTTTGTTCACATCTGAACAAAGCAATCCAGACAGTTACTGAATTTTCAGGTAGTAATACTGACATTGAActttccaaaacacaaactggacGGCGaattgtgtatgtgtattgCCATTTCAGCCTTTGTCAAAGTACAAAAAACACAGGAGCAGAGATGTAAGATACGGGTTAAAGGTTATGTTTGTTGAATAAACACTACAGGAAAGTAGTAGCCTAACAGTACTTGCAAAGCCAAAGAGCACAGTTTTTATCTACTCCATTATTTTGTTGTATCCCAGATTACACCCATCTCCAACAAGGGATAATCTCAATTTCTGGTTTGTTCACAATATCACAAATATTAGGTGTTAACATGACAAACTTCATTCTTATAAACATGTTTGAATTGGGCAAGATTTTACGCCATATGCTCTTACTAATGCAACCCTCCCTATTTATTCAGGGTTCGGCTTCGTCACTGGGAGTAAACTGTCCCCCCACCTCCTGTAGCTGCGTTTATTAGAGGGTTTGCGTGACAaaggaggatgctagggataaggtgagatggaggcagatgatctgctgtagCAATCCACAAAGGAAGCAgcgaaaaaagaagaagaagaagaagaaggaagaggagaagaagaaaggtAAACTTGGCAAATCTGATCTGTGATTCAAGCTAGAACCTCATCATTTTACCTTATGGTCATTTCTCTGCAGTGAAAGTGAAAAGTGAAAGAGAAAGTAATTTCTCTGCATTGttttctgacatcatcaccCATACAGTAAATCATCACCATCAGGTAGCAGCGTGCAGATATATCGAGGTAATTCCTTGTTTATCAGAGTGACAGTCTTCTCTGCTCCCTCAGCTGTGTTGTGCTTACAGATCAGACTCCTTGGAGGGAATCTACTTAAGATTAGAGCAGCATTGTTGGCTGAAAGTTTCCCTTAATTAGCATGCAGTTAAAGTCAGTGATAAGACCTTACTGTCACTGCAGCATCCCTAAGCCCTGAAGATGTTTTCCCTACAGTTAGTGTTTTGTGAAGATAATAGGGATGATTTACCTCCTGACTGACTCCCTGATTGGCTCATTCTGCAAAGAATACTTGACAATTCACACACAGTTACGCATATCATCAGCTTTTTATTTGAATCTTGGTATTCGCAGTCCTTTGGAGGGCAGCAGCGCAGGAAGTTATCATAGACCGTCTTGCACGTGTTGCAATACCACATTTTAACATACAGAAATCTGCAAAATGCTACTCAAGTAAATATTATCTGCAAAACCGAAtcgttaaaatataaaaaaacccccaaacaaacaaacaaaaaaaacaacaacaacaacttatCACAGCTaaaaatacagaagaaaagCCTGGAttgtcttgtcttggtctctaCCATGGCCTGATGTCGAGATGCCACACTGAACATTGAGCCCTATCGGCTGTAGCACGCCACTGAGGTGGAAGGGCACACGCTCTGTGTCGAATAGAGTTACCCATTCTTGACAAATTACACCTGGTAAGCAAGTCTGAAACACGTTACCTCAGTgtttgtaagatttatgagcaCGTCTGCATCCACATCTAATTCACTTGGATCTGGCAGACACGGCAGAAAGTCagcaatgaagaaaaaaaaaggagatttCCTCAACAGTTTTTTGTGAAGACGTGTGCACTTCCCCCATCATTCAAAAGAGGTTGTAAAAGTTAACAACCTCTGCATATAATAGGAGTGCAGTAAACATACTCTGACATATGGCAGGTTATGCTGATCAAAGCCTTATGCTGGGGTGTAGACGAGGAGGacatttaagcttttttttgcCCTTTGCTCATTTAAAAATTAGGAGGAAGGATTTTAATACCACTCTAATCAGGCTGTAACATACAGATCCAagtattgtctttattttgctcACTTTGAGCCTTTGCACGCACATTTTTTGATTTGAAAACACAAGTGAAGCTAACTGACTGCACACAGGGTGCAATGCATTGTCCATATGAAGCGATTCACTTCTCCGGCTGCACAGAGCCCATACAC
This is a stretch of genomic DNA from Pelmatolapia mariae isolate MD_Pm_ZW linkage group LG16_19, Pm_UMD_F_2, whole genome shotgun sequence. It encodes these proteins:
- the LOC134645890 gene encoding uncharacterized protein LOC134645890 isoform X2; amino-acid sequence: MGSGTSRGKRVAPACVSEVNVTKTGADVASPQKDSRPFKPLKIHSVLRNVRNRAQPDCHSEGQESDFSGNEEDIDGELDTVMADYTERESASVKKTPPKKTFIRSKTYGLCHFSQEDAEDDFSSASRLRASGRDQEPRVTHSVSRDVNKKGNSAFAHVKKHTSGCPTEHNGCLTTEALSEDVPTSEQQPTFDSCHGSSLTTPVILYDGSEEELMDTIEREFS
- the LOC134645890 gene encoding uncharacterized protein LOC134645890 isoform X1, translated to MGSGTSRGKRVAPACVSEVNVTKTGADVASPQKDSRPFKPLKIHSVLRNVRNRAQPDCHSEGQESDFSGNEEDIDGELDTVMADYTERESASVKKTPPKKTFIRSKTYGLCHFSQEDAEDDFSSASRLRASGRDQEPRVTHSVSRDVNKKGNSAFAHVKKHTSGCPTEHNSSSQGCLTTEALSEDVPTSEQQPTFDSCHGSSLTTPVILYDGSEEELMDTIEREFS